A window of Candidatus Hydrogenedentota bacterium genomic DNA:
GTCACTTAGCATCCCCTCGCATACTTTATGGCAAGGCATCGCCCACAATGACCATTTCACCGGATGAAGTTCGGCGGGAAGTTTCCGAACTCTCGCTGTTGTTTGAGATAAGCCAGACGCTCGACCGTTCGATGGACCTTCGCGACGAGTTGGGAAGCGTTTTGAAGGCCATTGCGCGGCACACGGGCATGTTGCGGGGCACGCTGACGCTGCTGAACCGCAACACGGGCGAAATTTCGATCCTGGCCGGGCACGGTCTTTCGGACAAGCAACTCGAACGCGGGCGCTACAAGCCGGGCGAGGGCGTGACCGGACACGTAATCGAAACGGGCAACGCGATGGTCATTCCCCGCGTGTCCGAAGAGCCTTTGTTCCTGAACCGGACCCGCGCGCGCAATCTTCCCCGGGAAGACATCAGTTTTATCTGCGTGCCCATCAAAATCGGAAACGAGACCATCGGCGCGCTCAGCGTGGACCGCCTTTTCGCGGATTCCGTCACGCTGGACGAGGATATGCGCCTGCTCACCATCATCGCGTCCATGATTGCCCAGGCGGTCCGGCTGCGCCGCGAAATCGAGGAAGAGCGCGAGCGCCTGCTCGAGGAAAATACGCGGCTGAACGAGGAATTGCGCGAACGGTTCCGTCCGACGAACATGATCGGCAATTCGAGCGCCATACAGACCGTTTTCAACATGATCGCTCAGGTGGCCAAGAGCGACGCAACGGTCCTGATCCGGGGCGAGAGCGGCGTGGGCAAGGAATTGGTCGCGCACGCCATCCACTACAACAGTTTGCGATCCGCCAAGCCCTTCATCCGCGTGAACTGCGCCGCGCTTCCCGAATCGGTCATCGAGAGCGAACTGTTCGGACATGAAAAAGGGGCCTTTACCGGGGCAATCGCGCAACGAAAGGGCCGGTTCGAACTGGCCCAGGGCGGCACGATTTTTTTGGACGAAATCGGGGATCTTTCCCCCACAACGCAAATCCGCCTGTTGCGCGTTCTGCAGGAGCGTGAATTCGAGCGGGTCGGCGGCACGGAGACCTTGCGGGTGGATGTCCGCGTGCTGGCGGCGACCAACCGCGATCTGGAAAGCCTCATGGAATCCGGCCAATTCCGGCAGGATTTGTATTACCGGCTGAACGTGTTCCCGATTCACATCCCGCCTTTGCGCGAACGGCGGACGGACATCCTGCTGCTGGCCGACTTTTTTGTCGAAAAATACGGCAAATTGGCCAACAAGAGCGTCCGGCGGATATCCACGTCGGCCATTGACATGATCGCGCGCTATCATTGGCCGGGAAATGTCCGCGAACTCGAGAATTGCATCGAGCGCGCAGTCTTGCTGACCAACGACGATGTGGTGCACGGCCATCACCTCCCGCCGACGCTTCAAACCGCCGAGGCGACCGGGACAATCGTCCGAAACACCCTGCAAGACAGTCTCGACAGCCTTGAACGGGACATGATCATCGAGGCGCTGAAAAACGCTCGGGGCAACAAGGCCAAAGCCGCGAAGGCGCTGGG
This region includes:
- the nifA gene encoding nif-specific transcriptional activator NifA, with amino-acid sequence MTISPDEVRREVSELSLLFEISQTLDRSMDLRDELGSVLKAIARHTGMLRGTLTLLNRNTGEISILAGHGLSDKQLERGRYKPGEGVTGHVIETGNAMVIPRVSEEPLFLNRTRARNLPREDISFICVPIKIGNETIGALSVDRLFADSVTLDEDMRLLTIIASMIAQAVRLRREIEEERERLLEENTRLNEELRERFRPTNMIGNSSAIQTVFNMIAQVAKSDATVLIRGESGVGKELVAHAIHYNSLRSAKPFIRVNCAALPESVIESELFGHEKGAFTGAIAQRKGRFELAQGGTIFLDEIGDLSPTTQIRLLRVLQEREFERVGGTETLRVDVRVLAATNRDLESLMESGQFRQDLYYRLNVFPIHIPPLRERRTDILLLADFFVEKYGKLANKSVRRISTSAIDMIARYHWPGNVRELENCIERAVLLTNDDVVHGHHLPPTLQTAEATGTIVRNTLQDSLDSLERDMIIEALKNARGNKAKAAKALGLTERIMGLRVDKHGIDPKQYRTPPVRKRPE